Proteins co-encoded in one Apis mellifera strain DH4 linkage group LG15, Amel_HAv3.1, whole genome shotgun sequence genomic window:
- the LOC100577551 gene encoding eukaryotic translation initiation factor 5B isoform X3, translated as MKLTCLPYTNSEPSERNNFRRNRENERKYLEKVKMERQLAAINSKKKSCDEDSEEERKNNFRKNLENERKCLEKLKVERQLATKKKSSCDEDSEDERNTFRKNLENERKYLEKLKTERQLTAVKKKKSCDEDSEEERNTFRRELENERKYLEKLKADKQLAAIKKKSCDDIEEEEDERISNSWFFQCCRRRRLPAKKVHRKRPTFWQRVRGKLKRKKKPKKAIFEEEDEKIKRKKKKEMPEYEAEKPDKVEDAPPETKKEIDFTKSCCYLCAKNTMAIAAALTKGEKFHISIQASTKEIATSDKSCSPTIYVRTVQSSVKVRTRDIGTSFPEKKKEKKAKKAKPKLKIPKRLQAMIPKLRFPMYPKVQTVACETDKSMIPQCRARQGVNCVTEAKVAMQAAKLKADKLNNQNCTNKNFV; from the exons atgaaacttaCTTGTTTACCTTACACAAATTccg AACCATCGGAAAGGaacaattttcgaagaaatcgaGAGAATGAGAGGAAATATCTGGAAAAGGTGAAGATGGAAAGGCAGTTGGCTGCCatcaattcgaagaaaaagtcTTGCGACGAGGATtcggaagaagagagaaagaataattttcgtaagaatCTGGAGAATGAGAGGAAATGTCTGGAAAAATTGAAGGTGGAGAGGCAGTTGGCTACGAAGAAGAAATCGTCCTGCGACGAAGATTCGGAAGACGAGAGGAacacttttcgaaaaaatctgGAAAACGAAAGGAAATATCTGGAGAAATTGAAAACTGAGAGGCAGTTGACTGccgtgaagaagaaaaaatcctGCGACGAAGATtcggaggaggaaaggaataCTTTTCGAAGAGAGTTGGAAAATGAGAGAAAATATCTGGAGAAATTGAAAGCGGACAAACAGTTGGCcgccataaaaaaaaaatcttgcgacgacatcgaggaggaggaggacgaaagAATTAGTAACTCGTGGTTCTTTCAATGTTGTAGGAGAAGGAGATTACCCGCGAAGAAGGTCCACAGGAAAAGGCCAACATTCTGGCAACGGGTCAggggaaaattgaaaaggaagaagaaaccgAAGAAGGCAATTTTCGAGGAAGAGGATGAGAAGATCAagcggaaaaagaagaaagagatgcCCGAGTACGAGGCGGAGAAGCCGGATAAAGTGGAGGATGCGCCGCCTGAAACCAAGAAGGAAATAGATTTCACGAAGAGCTGTTGTTATTTGTGCGCCAAGAACACGATGGCGATCGCTGCGGCGCTCACGAAAGGTGAAAAATTTCACATATCCATACAAGCGTCGACGAAGGAAATAGCGACTTCCGACAAAAGCTGCAGTCCAACCATATACGTGAGAACCGTGCAATCATCCGTTAAGGTTAGGACGCGCGATATAGGGACCTCGTTCcccgagaagaagaaggagaagaaggcgAAGAAAGCGAAGCCAAAGTTGAAAATTCCGAAGAGGTTGCAGGCAATGATCCCGAAGTTGAGATTTCCAATGTATCCGAAAGTGCAAACGGTCGCTTGTGAAACGGATAAATCGATGATACCGCAGTGTAGGGCAAGGCAAGGTGTCAACTGCGTGACGGAGGCGAAAGTGGCGATGCAAGCGGCAAAACTGAAAGCTGATAAACTTAATAACCAAAATTGTACAAAcaagaattttgtataa
- the LOC100577551 gene encoding eukaryotic translation initiation factor 5B isoform X2 yields MKLTCLPYTNSVEPSERNNFRRNRENERKYLEKVKMERQLAAINSKKKSCDEDSEEERKNNFRKNLENERKCLEKLKVERQLATKKKSSCDEDSEDERNTFRKNLENERKYLEKLKTERQLTAVKKKKSCDEDSEEERNTFRRELENERKYLEKLKADKQLAAIKKKSCDDIEEEEDERISNSWFFQCCRRRRLPAKKVHRKRPTFWQRVRGKLKRKKKPKKAIFEEEDEKIKRKKKKEMPEYEAEKPDKVEDAPPETKKEIDFTKSCCYLCAKNTMAIAAALTKGEKFHISIQASTKEIATSDKSCSPTIYVRTVQSSVKVRTRDIGTSFPEKKKEKKAKKAKPKLKIPKRLQAMIPKLRFPMYPKVQTVACETDKSMIPQCRARQGVNCVTEAKVAMQAAKLKADKLNNQNCTNKNFV; encoded by the exons atgaaacttaCTTGTTTACCTTACACAAATTccg TAGAACCATCGGAAAGGaacaattttcgaagaaatcgaGAGAATGAGAGGAAATATCTGGAAAAGGTGAAGATGGAAAGGCAGTTGGCTGCCatcaattcgaagaaaaagtcTTGCGACGAGGATtcggaagaagagagaaagaataattttcgtaagaatCTGGAGAATGAGAGGAAATGTCTGGAAAAATTGAAGGTGGAGAGGCAGTTGGCTACGAAGAAGAAATCGTCCTGCGACGAAGATTCGGAAGACGAGAGGAacacttttcgaaaaaatctgGAAAACGAAAGGAAATATCTGGAGAAATTGAAAACTGAGAGGCAGTTGACTGccgtgaagaagaaaaaatcctGCGACGAAGATtcggaggaggaaaggaataCTTTTCGAAGAGAGTTGGAAAATGAGAGAAAATATCTGGAGAAATTGAAAGCGGACAAACAGTTGGCcgccataaaaaaaaaatcttgcgacgacatcgaggaggaggaggacgaaagAATTAGTAACTCGTGGTTCTTTCAATGTTGTAGGAGAAGGAGATTACCCGCGAAGAAGGTCCACAGGAAAAGGCCAACATTCTGGCAACGGGTCAggggaaaattgaaaaggaagaagaaaccgAAGAAGGCAATTTTCGAGGAAGAGGATGAGAAGATCAagcggaaaaagaagaaagagatgcCCGAGTACGAGGCGGAGAAGCCGGATAAAGTGGAGGATGCGCCGCCTGAAACCAAGAAGGAAATAGATTTCACGAAGAGCTGTTGTTATTTGTGCGCCAAGAACACGATGGCGATCGCTGCGGCGCTCACGAAAGGTGAAAAATTTCACATATCCATACAAGCGTCGACGAAGGAAATAGCGACTTCCGACAAAAGCTGCAGTCCAACCATATACGTGAGAACCGTGCAATCATCCGTTAAGGTTAGGACGCGCGATATAGGGACCTCGTTCcccgagaagaagaaggagaagaaggcgAAGAAAGCGAAGCCAAAGTTGAAAATTCCGAAGAGGTTGCAGGCAATGATCCCGAAGTTGAGATTTCCAATGTATCCGAAAGTGCAAACGGTCGCTTGTGAAACGGATAAATCGATGATACCGCAGTGTAGGGCAAGGCAAGGTGTCAACTGCGTGACGGAGGCGAAAGTGGCGATGCAAGCGGCAAAACTGAAAGCTGATAAACTTAATAACCAAAATTGTACAAAcaagaattttgtataa
- the LOC100577551 gene encoding eukaryotic translation initiation factor 5B isoform X1, with amino-acid sequence MSETDFIYVHPNKKSNRYNSGEKYEFKRTQTRNLSQCNSIEPSERNNFRRNRENERKYLEKVKMERQLAAINSKKKSCDEDSEEERKNNFRKNLENERKCLEKLKVERQLATKKKSSCDEDSEDERNTFRKNLENERKYLEKLKTERQLTAVKKKKSCDEDSEEERNTFRRELENERKYLEKLKADKQLAAIKKKSCDDIEEEEDERISNSWFFQCCRRRRLPAKKVHRKRPTFWQRVRGKLKRKKKPKKAIFEEEDEKIKRKKKKEMPEYEAEKPDKVEDAPPETKKEIDFTKSCCYLCAKNTMAIAAALTKGEKFHISIQASTKEIATSDKSCSPTIYVRTVQSSVKVRTRDIGTSFPEKKKEKKAKKAKPKLKIPKRLQAMIPKLRFPMYPKVQTVACETDKSMIPQCRARQGVNCVTEAKVAMQAAKLKADKLNNQNCTNKNFV; translated from the exons ATGTCGGAGactgattttatatatgtacatccTAACAAAAAATCTAATCGATATAACAGCGGAGAAAAATATGAGTTCAAACGTACACAAACGCGAAATTTATCCCAATGCAATTcaa TAGAACCATCGGAAAGGaacaattttcgaagaaatcgaGAGAATGAGAGGAAATATCTGGAAAAGGTGAAGATGGAAAGGCAGTTGGCTGCCatcaattcgaagaaaaagtcTTGCGACGAGGATtcggaagaagagagaaagaataattttcgtaagaatCTGGAGAATGAGAGGAAATGTCTGGAAAAATTGAAGGTGGAGAGGCAGTTGGCTACGAAGAAGAAATCGTCCTGCGACGAAGATTCGGAAGACGAGAGGAacacttttcgaaaaaatctgGAAAACGAAAGGAAATATCTGGAGAAATTGAAAACTGAGAGGCAGTTGACTGccgtgaagaagaaaaaatcctGCGACGAAGATtcggaggaggaaaggaataCTTTTCGAAGAGAGTTGGAAAATGAGAGAAAATATCTGGAGAAATTGAAAGCGGACAAACAGTTGGCcgccataaaaaaaaaatcttgcgacgacatcgaggaggaggaggacgaaagAATTAGTAACTCGTGGTTCTTTCAATGTTGTAGGAGAAGGAGATTACCCGCGAAGAAGGTCCACAGGAAAAGGCCAACATTCTGGCAACGGGTCAggggaaaattgaaaaggaagaagaaaccgAAGAAGGCAATTTTCGAGGAAGAGGATGAGAAGATCAagcggaaaaagaagaaagagatgcCCGAGTACGAGGCGGAGAAGCCGGATAAAGTGGAGGATGCGCCGCCTGAAACCAAGAAGGAAATAGATTTCACGAAGAGCTGTTGTTATTTGTGCGCCAAGAACACGATGGCGATCGCTGCGGCGCTCACGAAAGGTGAAAAATTTCACATATCCATACAAGCGTCGACGAAGGAAATAGCGACTTCCGACAAAAGCTGCAGTCCAACCATATACGTGAGAACCGTGCAATCATCCGTTAAGGTTAGGACGCGCGATATAGGGACCTCGTTCcccgagaagaagaaggagaagaaggcgAAGAAAGCGAAGCCAAAGTTGAAAATTCCGAAGAGGTTGCAGGCAATGATCCCGAAGTTGAGATTTCCAATGTATCCGAAAGTGCAAACGGTCGCTTGTGAAACGGATAAATCGATGATACCGCAGTGTAGGGCAAGGCAAGGTGTCAACTGCGTGACGGAGGCGAAAGTGGCGATGCAAGCGGCAAAACTGAAAGCTGATAAACTTAATAACCAAAATTGTACAAAcaagaattttgtataa
- the LOC726825 gene encoding homeobox protein HMX2 has product MEAFHRDHRGKVRARRGEDGNVEGEGLVERIGDGAHRGSTTVYESDSSGESVYEGGRGKERKNSSVVAGSTTAFTIDNILGRREKRKKRKKDVVGVRLDTNCPEGGREEEQEEEEQQEEEEEEEERVEGSQFIGSNVVSATNSGLYPAAGFSYTDVTTLGSPDPGYSATSLASASILYNSWFAQSKPGQLFGLQAPKPSGRRSRKPGIDRKPRQAYSAKQLERLEAEFKIDKYLSVSKRMELSKSLNLTEVQIKTWFQNRRTKWKKQLTSRLKIAQRQGLFPPTYFPPAQYPLLPYYTAPLVFGTPTSDDMNAMTMTIPPRPVSSSDTL; this is encoded by the exons ATGGAGGCATTTCATCGGGATCATCGCGGCAAGGTGAGGGCGCGGAGGGGGGAGGATGGAAacgtggagggggagggattgGTCGAAAGGATCGGGGATGGCGCGCATCGGGGCTCGACGACGGTTTACGAGTCCGATTCGAGCGGTGAAAGTGTTtacgagggggggagggggaaggagaggaagaattCGAGCGTGGTGGCCGGGTCCACGACGGCTTTCACGATAGACAATATCCTTGGGAGGCgtgagaagaggaagaagaggaagaaggacgTGGTTGGGGTGCGCCTGGATACGAATTGCCCCGAGGGGGGCAGGGAAGAGGagcaggaagaggaggagcagcaggaggaggaggaggaggaggaggagagagtgGAAGGGAGTCAGTTTATCGGATCCAACGTCGTATCGGCCACCAATTcgg GTTTATATCCAGCGGCAGGATTCTCCTACACGGATGTGACCACCCTCGGCTCCCCGGATCCCGGTTACTCGGCGACGTCCCTCGCTTCCGCGTCCATCTTGTACAACAGTTGGTTCGCGCAGTCGAAACCTGGCCAACTTTTCGGCCTGCAAG CGCCTAAGCCGAGCGGGAGACGGTCCAGGAAGCCGGGCATCGACAGGAAACCGCGGCAAGCGTACAGCGCGAAACAATTGGAGAGGCTCGAGGCCGAATTCAAG ATCGACAAGTATTTGAGCGTGAGCAAACGGATGGAGCTGTCCAAGTCGCTAAACTTGACCGAGGTACAGATAAAAACGTGGTTTCAAAATCGTCGCACCAAATGGAAGAAGCAGCTTACCTCGAGGTTAAAAATCGCCCAGAGGCAAGGACTTTTCCCGCCGACCTACTTTCCACCTGCACAGTATCCCCTGTTACCCTATTACACAGCGCCACTCGTCTTTGGAACACCAACGTCGGACGATATGAACGCGATGACGATGACGATACCGCCGCGACCGGTATCGTCGTCCGATACTTTataa